One Cucumis sativus cultivar 9930 chromosome 1, Cucumber_9930_V3, whole genome shotgun sequence DNA segment encodes these proteins:
- the LOC101217397 gene encoding isoleucine N-monooxygenase 1, with translation MEAGFLIFLTQLTHQHSPIAISKTFIIFLFMAFASVMFSHYYNRRKKYSVVRKPRLPPGPKPWPIVGCLPTMLTNKSPTSHWIHSVMKQFNTEIACIRLGSTYIIPVTSPELAIEFLKTHDSVFSSRSSISNTVHILSRGYLTTAFSSMGDQWKKMRRILASEILNPTMLHQMLGQRTAEADTLLRYIFSITSGNGGSAVINVRSITQHYCGNIIRTMLFNRRYYGKGREDGGPTLEEEEHNQALLTILRHVNAFSISDFMPCLKPFDLDGHEKIMKNALNVVRKHDEPIIDERVKQWKKDKKLEGKDILDILISLKDDNGNSLLSIEEIKAQITELQIATIDNPSNAVEWAMAEIINQPEVLKKVVKELDDVVGKERLVQESDIPKLKYLTACLRESFRLHPFSPFNIPHVSKFDIVVNGYLIPKGSEVLLSRFGLGRNPRIWEDPIKFNPERHLKDASEELGLSEPSLRFITFSRGRRGCVGSSLGTNITMMLFARLLQGFSWSLLPGIKEIDFSKMDHEHLLLNPLKLHAEPRLSHGMYPS, from the exons ATGGAAGCtggttttttaatattccttACTCAATTGACTCACCAACATTCCCCAATAGCCATATccaaaacttttattatatttctgTTTATGGCTTTTGCTTCTGTCATGTTTTCACATTATTATAATCGTAGAAAAAAATACTCAGTAGTTCGAAAACCACGTCTCCCACCAGGTCCAAAGCCATGGCCAATCGTGGGTTGCCTCCCAACAATGTTAACCAACAAATCCCCAACATCCCATTGGATTCATTCGGTAATGAAGCAATTCAACACCGAGATTGCTTGCATACGCCTTGGAAGTACTTACATTATCCCAGTCACTTCTCCAGAACTCGCTATTGAATTTCTTAAGACACATGATTCTGTCTTTTCATCACGTTCTTCAATTTCCAACACTGTTCATATCTTAAGCCGTGGATATCTCACCACTGCATTTTCATCCATGGGTGATCaatggaagaagatgagaagAATTCTCGCATCCGAAATTCTCAATCCGACAATGCTTCATCAAATGCTTGGCCAAAGAACCGCAGAAGCTGATACACTTTTACGCTATATTTTCTCCATTACAAGTGGAAATGGAGGTTCTGCAGTGATTAATGTTAGAAGCATTACACAGCATTATTGTGGTAACATTATTAGAACAATGCTATTCAATAGAAGATACTATGGCAAAGGGAGGGAAGATGGAGGGCCAactttggaagaagaagaacataaTCAAGCACTGTTGACGATTCTTAGGCATGTTAATGCATTTTCTATATCAGATTTTATGCCTTGTTTGAAGCCATTTGATCTAGATGGACATGAGAAAATTATGAAGAATGCTTTGAATGTTGTTCGAAAGCATGACGAACCCATAATAGATGAGAGAGTGAAACAATGGAAGAAGGATAAGAAACTAGAAGGCAAAGACATTCTTGATATCCTTATTTCACTTAAAGATGATAATGGAAATTCATTGTTGTCAATTGAAGAGATTAAGGCCCAAATCACT GAGTTACAAATTGCGACAATAGATAATCCATCGAATGCAGTGGAATGGGCAATGGCGGAAATAATCAATCAACCAGAAGTTCTCAAGAAAGTCGTCAAAGAGTTGGACGACGTAGTGGGAAAAGAAAGGCTAGTTCAAGAATCCGATATCCCAAAACTCAAGTATCTCACTGCTTGTCTTAGAGAATCTTTTCGACTTCATCCATTTTCACCTTTCAATATTCCACAtgtatcaaaatttgatatcgTTGTGAATGGCTACTTAATTCCCAAAGGTAGTGAAGTCTTGCTTAGTCGTTTTGGTCTGGGTCGAAACCCAAGAATTTGGGAGGATCCGATCAAATTTAATCCAGAACGTCACTTAAAAGATGCCTCAGAAGAATTGGGATTATCAGAACCCAGCTTGCGATTCATCACCTTTAGTAGAGGGAGGAGAGGATGTGTTGGGAGCTCACTTGGAACTAATATTACCATGATGCTATTTGCTAGACTTCTACAAGGATTTTCATGGAGCTTACTACCAGGAATCAAAGAAATTGACTTCTCTAAAATGGATCACGAACACTTGCTCTTAAATCCATTAAAATTGCATGCAGAACCACGTTTGTCTCATGGTATGTACCCTAGCTAG